A window of Bufo gargarizans isolate SCDJY-AF-19 chromosome 9, ASM1485885v1, whole genome shotgun sequence contains these coding sequences:
- the LOC122919341 gene encoding tigger transposable element-derived protein 6-like, protein MATSGTKRKLCILTLRDRISVIKESEAGRSQRDLAKEFNCSKTQIQATLANREHYLRQWQENVNENSKRRRWQPYEDVNKALLDWLYHARSEHFPISGPMLQEKALQIASQLGLHRFHASNGWLNKFRTRHNIVFHPIAGATIEMREEDGAVSKDQLHVIAAGYADSDIYNMDETGLFFKAIPDKTLTVRSAQCQGGNWAEQRLTVALCANLCGDKEPPLVIHTGTGHPHSTEALGIWRHTNRKAWMTPEIYRSWLEKLNERMRLQDRRILLFVDGAPCHCAEKLSHVEVTLLPTNGTPWSSPMCQGAIRAFKIHYRKKLLRSLLARMDDARPVHVLAEGITMVDALSWVKMAWGEVKPETITRGFLQSGFVPTVDVSHDDDEDLARSLAILNQLGKAVDVSIDLENIDENVDCFSREEEEDPHSDPPASDLEAPLPAEPMALEDALSSIRRHRALAAGLGSPLLMDSLLRVEAEYENIIVAKKFNHP, encoded by the coding sequence ATGGCGACCTCCGGCACCAAAAGGAAACTGTGCATCTTGACTTTACGGGACAGAATCTCCGTTATCAAGGAGAGTGAAGCGGGGCGGTCCCAGCGGGACCTGGCCAAGGAGTTTAACTGCAGTAAGACGCAGATCCAGGCTACTCTGGCCAACAGGGAGCATTACCTGAGACAGTGGCAGGAGAATGTGAACGAGAACTCAAAGAGACGGCGCTGGCAGCCATACGAGGACGTGAACAAGGCGCTGCTGGATTGGCTCTACCACGCCCGCTCTGAACACTTCCCGATAAGTGGCCCCATGCTGCAGGAGAAGGCCCTACAGATTGCCTCCCAGCTGGGCCTTCACCGCTTCCATGCCAGTAACGGATGGCTGAATAAGTTCCGGACGCGACACAACATAGTTTTTCACCCCATTGCTGGCGCCACCATAGAGATGAGAGAGGAGGATGGCGCGGTCTCGAAGGACCAGCTGCATGTCATAGCGGCGGGCTATGCTGACAGCGACATCTACAACATGGATGAAACAGGCCTTTTCTTCAAAGCCATCCCGGACAAGACCCTAACCGTGAGAAGTGCCCAGTGCCAGGGCGGGAACTGGGCAGAACAAAGACTGACCGTGGCACTGTGTGCCAACCTGTGCGGAGACAAGGAGCCGCCGCTGGTGATCCACACTGGTACAGGACACCCCCACAGCACCGAGGCGCTGGGCATATGGCGGCATACTAACAGGAAGGCGTGGATGACACCCGAGATCTATCGCTCATGGCTGGAGAAGCTAAACGAGAGAATGCGGCTGCAGGACAGAAGGATTCTGCTCTTTGTAGATGGCGCTCCCTGTCACTGCGCAGAAAAGCTGTCACATGTGGAGGTGACGCTGCTCCCAACAAACGGCACACCATGGTCATCACCAATGTGCCAAGGTGCCATCCGTGCCTTCAAGATCCATTACCGGAAGAAGCTGCTGCGCTCCTTACTGGCCCGGATGGATGACGCCCGGCCAGTGCACGTGCTGGCTGAGGGCATCACTATGGTGGACGCGCTGAGCTGGGTGAAGATGGCATGGGGTGAAGTAAAGCCAGAGACCATCACACGGGGTTTCCTACAGAGCGGCTTTGTGCCAACGGTGGATGTCAGCCATGATGATGACGAAGATCTCGCCCGTTCTCTTGCCATTTTAAACCAACTTGGTAAAGCTGTCGATGTGAGCATCGACTTAGAAAATATCGATGAAAATGTGGATTGCtttagcagggaggaggaggaggaccccCACAGTGACCCCCCGGCCAGTGACCTGGAGGCTCCTCTGCCGGCTGAGCCGATGGCCTTGGAGGACGCTCTCTCCAGTATCCGCCGCCATCGGGCTCTTGCTGCAGGGCTGGGCAGTCCGCTCCTCATGGACTCCCTGCTGCGGGTGGAGGCCGAGTACGAGAACATCAttgtggccaaaaagttcaatcatcCCTAG